From Dermochelys coriacea isolate rDerCor1 chromosome 8, rDerCor1.pri.v4, whole genome shotgun sequence, the proteins below share one genomic window:
- the TMEM121 gene encoding transmembrane protein 121 isoform X1, producing the protein MVLPPPDKRHVCLTTIVIMTSMAFMDAYLVEQNQGPRKIGVCIIVLVGDICFLIVLRYVAVWVGAEVKTAKRGYAMILWFLYIFVLEIKLYFIFQNYKADKKNLETVARKALTLLLSICVPGLYLVLVALDSMEYIRTFRKKEDLRGRLFWVALDLLDILDIQANLWEPHKTGLPIWAEGLMFFYCYILLLILPCVSLSEISMQGEHIAPQKMMLYPVLSLVTINIVTIFIRAINMVLFQDSRVSTIFIGKNIIAIATKACTFLEYKKQVKEFPQNAIALELQQNSVSHNQTIHSTQGISHEQSPTREILVT; encoded by the coding sequence ATGGTGCTGCCGCCGCCTGACAAGCGCCATGTGTGTCTGACCACCATTGTCATCATGACCAGTATGGCCTTCATGGACGCCTACCTGGTGGAGCAGAACCAAGGGCCACGGAAGATTGGGGTCTGCATCATTGTCCTGGTGGGAGACATCTGCTTCCTCATTGTGCTGCGCTATGTGGCAGTATGGGTGGGGGCTGAGGTGAAAACAGCCAAGCGGGGCTATGCCATGATCCTGTGGTTTCTCTACATCTTTGTGCTGGAGATTAAGctgtattttatatttcagaATTACAAAGCAGACAAGAAGAATCTGGAGACGGTGGCCAGGAAGGCCTTGACCTTGCTCCTGTCCATCTGTGTGCCAGGGCTCTACCTGGTGCTGGTGGCCTTGGACAGCATGGAGTACATACGTACCTtcaggaagaaggaggatctgcgGGGACGCCTTTTCTGGGTGGCCCTGGACCTGCTGGATATATTAGACATTCAGGCCAACCTGTGGGAGCCACACAAAACTGGGCTTCCCATCTGGGCAGAAGGGCTCATGTTCTTTTATTGTTACATACTGCTCTTGATCCTGCCTTGTGTCTCTCTTAGTGAGATTAGCATGCAAGGGGAGCACATTGCTCCACAGAAAATGATGCTGTACCCTGTACTGAGCCTGGTTACCATCAACATTGTCACCATATTCATCCGGGCCATTAACATGGTTTTGTTCCAGGACAGCAGGGTCTCCACTATCTTTATTGGCAAGAACATCATTGCCATAGCCACCAAGGCATGCACTTTCTTAGAGTATAAGAAACAGGTGAAAGAATTCCCCCAGAATGCTATtgccctggagctccagcagaACTCAGTCTCTCACAATCAGACTATCCACAGTACACAGGGCATTTCTCATGAGCAGTCACCCACCAGGGAAATTCTGGTTACATGA
- the TMEM121 gene encoding transmembrane protein 121 isoform X2, with protein MVLPPPDKRHVCLTTIVIMTSMAFMDAYLVEQNQGPRKIGVCIIVLNYKADKKNLETVARKALTLLLSICVPGLYLVLVALDSMEYIRTFRKKEDLRGRLFWVALDLLDILDIQANLWEPHKTGLPIWAEGLMFFYCYILLLILPCVSLSEISMQGEHIAPQKMMLYPVLSLVTINIVTIFIRAINMVLFQDSRVSTIFIGKNIIAIATKACTFLEYKKQVKEFPQNAIALELQQNSVSHNQTIHSTQGISHEQSPTREILVT; from the exons ATGGTGCTGCCGCCGCCTGACAAGCGCCATGTGTGTCTGACCACCATTGTCATCATGACCAGTATGGCCTTCATGGACGCCTACCTGGTGGAGCAGAACCAAGGGCCACGGAAGATTGGGGTCTGCATCATTGTCCTG aATTACAAAGCAGACAAGAAGAATCTGGAGACGGTGGCCAGGAAGGCCTTGACCTTGCTCCTGTCCATCTGTGTGCCAGGGCTCTACCTGGTGCTGGTGGCCTTGGACAGCATGGAGTACATACGTACCTtcaggaagaaggaggatctgcgGGGACGCCTTTTCTGGGTGGCCCTGGACCTGCTGGATATATTAGACATTCAGGCCAACCTGTGGGAGCCACACAAAACTGGGCTTCCCATCTGGGCAGAAGGGCTCATGTTCTTTTATTGTTACATACTGCTCTTGATCCTGCCTTGTGTCTCTCTTAGTGAGATTAGCATGCAAGGGGAGCACATTGCTCCACAGAAAATGATGCTGTACCCTGTACTGAGCCTGGTTACCATCAACATTGTCACCATATTCATCCGGGCCATTAACATGGTTTTGTTCCAGGACAGCAGGGTCTCCACTATCTTTATTGGCAAGAACATCATTGCCATAGCCACCAAGGCATGCACTTTCTTAGAGTATAAGAAACAGGTGAAAGAATTCCCCCAGAATGCTATtgccctggagctccagcagaACTCAGTCTCTCACAATCAGACTATCCACAGTACACAGGGCATTTCTCATGAGCAGTCACCCACCAGGGAAATTCTGGTTACATGA